Within the Eleginops maclovinus isolate JMC-PN-2008 ecotype Puerto Natales chromosome 13, JC_Emac_rtc_rv5, whole genome shotgun sequence genome, the region AAGGCCTTCCCTGATGTTagctcatttaaaaactgtaatagATAAATAATCAGTCTACCACTAAAACAAACAGTCCTATCTAGCACCTTAGAAGAAGGAAAATCTATGAAATGAACTGCAAATGCATCTTTCTCACACCCATTACTAACAATTCCAGTCGTACCGTTGTTGGTCCTGATATCTGCTGCGTTAAGTACTTTGACGATGTCCTCCGCACCAGagagctgaaacacacattggTACTTCTTCCAGTCTTCAGCTAGGACTGAAAAAAGTTCCAGGTCAACACTCATCTGGAAGCATCCGTCGTGGTTGGGGAGCATCTCTCCGGGGTCCACGTTGTCATGAAGCtcctctccatctttcctcCAGGACATCACGGCTCTGTCCGGGTAGAAACCTGTAGCGTGGCAACTGactggagaggagggagacttCTGGGAGAGAGACACTGAGGGGAGACCTGGACATATAGAAGATGCTGACTGTCAGTTGCTTTGCTATCATGGCTATTTCACTGTAAATTtgagacagaaataaacattgatGCAACTGCTAATCAACATCCGGTCATGCGATTCTACCTGCTCTTAACAGAGAGCTCATCCCATAGTACACATGCTCCTTCAGCAAATCTGGACAAACCATGGTGAAGAAGCAGTTATTCTGTTGAAACAGAGTTCTATTATTATCCCACTTCTGTTTTGTGAGGACTGCATGTTTTTTATGAGCAACCCCTGACTCTATCTGCAGGTCAAATGATAGGAAGTCTTCTCGATCATAACCATACCGAATATAACCTTTAAGCTCCACAGTCATCATTCCAATGACAGCCGTACATCTCCTGCCAAGTGTGGATTCCTACGAGAAGGAGAAAGACTGCAGTCATTGCTGttactaaataaaaacagctattaaatcaattcaaataatTAAGGTTTGTTATTACATATAAGTGTTCCGATCAATGGACATTTGATGGTGTTATTTGTAGTACTAGAAAGATAAATTCACCTCCAGTGTGGTTGAAGATCTTCATAAAAATCTCAATGTTTAGTTTGAGGTGGTCTTGATGATAACGGCACTCTTGAGTGTAAAAATCCATGTATTTTGGTTGATCTTCTAATTGATTCTTCATCCCTGTTCGGGTTCCACTCTGTTAATGTTGCTGTCGTAGTTAGCAAACTCAACTCCATCAAAAACCACAACACCAACCCTCTCTGGGAAGTTTGGGACGTCAGTAGATCCAGTGTAAAAAAAAGCCCAGGGAATGTttaactggaagaaaaaaaatgtttaatttttttaatgattttgtttttgttttactgtgtgcAGAAaggccctttttaaaaaagcataattTAATGGAAATTAGGACCCTTGTCCTCAAGGCACAGCATACAATATCtgttacatttaatgaaaaggaaaatatatgGTGGGGCAAAAGCTTCAATAAATAACTGATTGTTTGCAGAAGtctctgaaaaaacacaaataatgaatgtttcttaaaaacagaacattcaCATGACACATTAAGTTACTTTTAGTTCCTTTTCTTTATTGCCTTGAAACCTGTCTCTAATGATCTTTTCaactataaaaaagaaaagagaaaacatcaGAAACAGCTCTCCTTATGATGTTGATATAATGATGTGCAATTTAACATCATGTCATGTCATCACTGGAAACATTCCACCTGCAACTTTTCAATTCGCAggcaaacagaaacagatgaaGCTGTACTCAGACTTTTTGTTAAACACAAAAAGGACTACAAACGCTGAGTCCATGTTTAAGCCTTTTCAGAAAGCTTCTTTCATGGTGCACATCATTCTTTAGAcagtcattttctttcttattgtTCAGACATTTGTGTCCGGGATCGCCAACCACAACAGACTCGTGGAGagatttataaaatatatgtacagtatatgtataaTGTTCATATATGCCCTACGTCAGCATCAATTGGACACATAATGgtgttattaaaaatgtagaaaGGGAAAGTATATGCTACCCTCCACTGAAAGCAGCAAACAGGAATACCAGGAAATAACTGCACACTGACCTTACCTGCGGATGTGGCATGACAGAAGCAACACtaataatgtattcattttcttttgatgagTAAAACCTAGAACTAAAGAGCTAAACTTGCATAAAGTGCCAACACTCAAGTACTTGTAgactacttgagtaaaagtattcGGTTACATTCCACCACACTGTATAGGAATGTTAATTATGTTTATGTCATTGTTGCTTGCCTACAAACAAAATCAACTTTTCATTCCTGAAAATGATGCAgctttgagaaaataaaaaaacatatacacttttttctaaatatttgttctgttgtttctataaatatattatggTGGAAGAATTACAGAtattaaagggaaaaaaagtgcATTATAATAAACTTTAAGTACCAACATGGAAAAAGCTCAATTCAGAAGTGAccattttaaatcatatttccCATAATATTCTGATGAAATATAATTGTCTATTTCTACTTTTTCCAATTTAGTTTTAGGCTGCACACCATTCCAATGTAAAACAGATTGTAAAGGTGTAGCACATTTCAAGTACTTGATATACCGCTCTGTTGCTGgaaccatttattttataattgtttgaTAATTTGAAGCCATCAAACAAATATTCTAATGGgctataaagtaaaatattttcatcTGAAATGTACTGAAGTTGTTGTAGTAAATATGCTACAAGTAGGTTTGCCTCACAGTTGGTACTTTTGTAGATCAAACTGCGTTCTCTGTTACATGATATACtgcaaatatttgtaaaaaataaactgtatttttaagGTGTTGTTAAACCCTCGCTCCATAAAGGTCTATTATATTATG harbors:
- the LOC134875237 gene encoding LOW QUALITY PROTEIN: major histocompatibility complex class I-related gene protein-like (The sequence of the model RefSeq protein was modified relative to this genomic sequence to represent the inferred CDS: inserted 3 bases in 2 codons) yields the protein MPHPQLNIPWAFFYTGSTDVPNFPERVGVVVFDGVEFANYDSNINRVEPEQXMKNQLEDQPKYMDFYTQECRYHQDHLKLNIEIFMKIFNHTGGIHTWQEMYGCHWNDDXVELKGYIRYGYDREDFLSFDLQIESGVAHKKHAVLTKQKWDNNRTLFQQNNCFFTMVCPDLLKEHVYYGMSSLLRAGLPSVSLSQKSPSSPVSCHATGFYPDRAVMSWRKDGEELHDNVDPGEMLPNHDGCFQMSVDLELFSVLAEDWKKYQCVFQLSGAEDIVKVLNAADIRTNNENASENAMVIAIAIAARHVIPLVIMVCKKKKGAAHHGPRGTLCPCSPSCPLLTLSDPATIPDPAPEMGRLEFKLVVTPDPLTLTPDPWTRSHATPFCVHLAMATPWSLLLPR